Below is a genomic region from Sander vitreus isolate 19-12246 chromosome 15, sanVit1, whole genome shotgun sequence.
ACACCAGCACAGCTGGCCACGGTCTGGGTGGCATGTAGCTACAGGTCTCTCCAGGTTGTCTACAGTCTGCTAGCAGCAAACTTGCATGCAAGGCTGTGCTGTGAGTTTGGGCCtgcagtgtacagtatgtgtggaaaaacaacacagtgagATGTGCCCTTGTTTTTCTCACACCACTTCTTCCCCGTAGTAATTTACCCTTTATTCCTCTTATTCAGTCTCCCCCTACTCATCCCTGTCTCTTTCTGGTCATAGAGAAGCTGCTTTCATTTGGACTTCTATAGTGTACAAGTGCAAATAGTGGAGGCAGtgatttcttttctcctctctttaaTTTTGAACAGCAACATCCTcacttcatttcattcattttagctATACACGATATATTTAAGTCACCTTAAACTATGATTTAAGGGTTAATAAGGGGGAATACGTGAGGAATGTGGACATTTTATGGTTAATAATGTGCTTTTGTCTCTTTCTAACTGTTGTTTCTATCCCACAATGCACCCATGACTACTGGGCAGTGCAGTGTGAGAGAAAGATGAAGAgatggggggggagagagggtgTCTCTTGCTGAAAGAAGCCTGTCGATCTCTCAGCAGGCATATTCAGCCCTCCACCCCCTCCTCTAAATGAGACCCACAACAAGGCCTCCTCTGTCTGTGTAGCCTCTTCATCTATTCATGTTCCCTGTGGAAAAACATTCTTCCTCATTCTCtaactccccccccctccccctcctctctgtctcaccaGCTCTTTCAGCTTGGAGCAGGATGCCTTTGGAGAATTGCTGCTCTCAAAGATCTCCTCCCTCACGATCAGGAAATGTGAATATATTTAGCAGCACATGTGTacatgtttgtgcatgtttaATTAGCTTATCTAGTTAATAGTTGCACACAGTGTTCTTGGCCTCTCTGGATTGGTTTTGTCTCTACTAACTGAAACAGTTATtcataatacataatattccCCCAACATTTTAAACACAGTACCAAATATTGTAATTACACAATACAAGCTCTGGTAAATGTGACATCCAGGTCACATTccagatgtgtttgtgtgtgtgtattcaaaaGCAGATGTGACTTACTGCCAAGTAGAGCATGGTGTACATTGCGAAGGAAGCATGGCCGGAGAAAAAAGACTTCCTGAAGGAGAAGATCAATAAAACATGCCAAATGTTACACATTAACTGCATGACTCGCGATTGTGTACCCCACCCTTAATAAACAAACCAAATATTTCTgagcaaaaacacacatgcgcacacaccacacaccttGCTTCCTCCACCATCTTCTGATTAGGCTGCCTGCAGGTGACCTGGGAAATGTAGCTGCCCGGAGTGCAGTTGATGGACGCATAGGTGatgttacagacagacaggaagttgGGTCGCAGGCGTCCCACACTTAGCTTGGCCATATTGGTGAGTGACTGACCCACACAGCAACCAAACAGGAAGCTTCCCAGCTCCTTATACAGGCACGACACATAGCAGTTTCGGACAAAAGCCCGCGAGTGTACACCTCGGAAACGCACCCGGTAGCATTCACCCAGTGCAATCTGAGATGGAAATAAGACAAGAGAAACtggttacatacagtacagctgCACAAACAATGGaaaggtttatttgttttagtcttaaaacaaacacatgctcAAAGACACCATATTAAAGTGATGACAACTTTAACTCACTGTGCCACATCTATTATTGTCTTACTGTTAGGCCAGTGATGGCTATACCACCAGCAATGAGCAGGCTGTCAGGGATGGCCTCTCTCTCCAGGTAAGGATAGGTGATGGAGGAGTCTCCACAGAAGAAGCCTCGTCTGTATGGAGTCACTGCCTTCAACTCACACGCAAAGAATGGGATCGAGGCTGTTGAGATGTGGGAGAGAAAATGGAGGGTAggcagacaaaaaacaaaagatggCTTGATGAATGTCTCTGAGCATGTGGTCAGTGCAACAATgatcacagagacagaggaaagatACAGAGATAGTTGGTACAGTCAGCTAACATAAAGGTGGCCTTCTCCTGTCTCACAGGACCAGGATGGGAGCAGCTTTAAAGAACATCAGTCATCTGGTGACATGATTTCCAGATTCCTGGGGAATCAAGCATTCCACACATAGCTGCTTCAATCAGAGGAGCAGGGAGAAGGGGAgatgacagacacagaaaggCAGACAGATGGGGAGATGGGCATTGCAGTGGAGAATTAAGATgagaaaggaggaagaagatgaGAAGGCGTGTTACACAGAACATTTCAGTGTGCCAAAAGAGGACAATAAACCCACTGTATGAAGAGCAAGGTATTGTTTAACAATGAAGCTTTGTTCCAGTGGAAAGCAATGACTTTTAGATCCATCTATACTTAACCTGTACTTAATCTTAcattaacaaaatgtgtgttcACTTTGTTTCCTGGCTGGTCATGTATTATAAGAACTCTGTTTCAGGTGAAAGTGAGTCAAGGTCTGGCACGCTTCAGCAAACAAACCTGATGGGGAAAGTTCATTGAGTAAAAGTTGTGCAACATTTTAATGATGACAAAAAGGGAGAAGGTGTGTTTGTATTCTCAGGACCGGGAGCTGAGCAGCACAGCTTTAATTGTGTGCTTCAAACTAATAACCAATAGCCCTGTAAGAGCCTGCCCGGCCTGCTCTATTTCTCTGTCCCGTATCCCATGTCCCCTTGTCACCCCATGGAATGCAGCGAGAACATGGGACTAATCATTAACCTCTGTGCCTCTTCCTGTCATCCAAGGCCTGCTGGTTGGCTGGAACGCACCCAGGCCAAAACTCTGCTCTTGCCAGGGAATCTTTCAGACTACGTGACTGTGTAGTGCACAAGACACAAACTCAAAATCAGGCCAAAAGGAACAACAAATACACACTCAAACAATGGCACACAAAGATGTCTTTAAGCATGGTAAATCAACAATTACTAACTGACAAAGGCCAGGAAATGAATACCTAACCTACTATAGTTAACTATTAAGATTTGTCCACATTGGCTTTGTTTTagttgtattattttgtgtgtttgttatcCCAACCATACAGCCATACCACTCGTTCAGCCTCACTGAACTGATAAAGGATAACAAGGAAATGATCTATAGGCTTGAGGCTATCAGCACAGAAAACACATGAGGAGGCAACTCTTACAAGCTGTGTGACAGTACAGCTGATTAAGAATGTTATACTGTAGTCATACGTGTGTAGTAGTGACCTCTGTACTCAAAGTCATGTTGCCCTAacagaaagacaaaacacagaTACAAGCCAGGCCACTTCTATTTAATGTAAGAGGGGCCTTAGTAAGAAAGTGAGGAAGGGAAACACGTTGCAGGCAGATAGCGGAGGCTGTGACGtcaacaaagagagaaagagagataggaGACACCTCTCATCTGACCCCGATCTCTCGCTCATCTCCAGTCGCCACGTCTACAGGCCTTTCCTCACACATACCTACATAAATTACATAAATGTACCTCATGCAACACACACAGGTCACATACAGGTCACATACAGGTGCTATCTGTTTTTTTAGACAGAGGAATTTATTATAATGGattattgttaatttaaaaAGGAATACCTGTATGAGGGTTTCCTGGTTCCCTTCTGCCGCCTGCATAAAATGCACAGCCATCTCTTAATCTCCTAATCGTAATCCTCTTATCTGTGTGTATCATACCTTGGTGGAGACCTGCAGAGCTATGTTCTGGTTTCTCTCTGGTTCAAATTGAGtgggtgtggatgtgtgtgagtAGGCTATGTGTTCATACTATGTGAGTATATCAGAATGGGTTTTTGATTTGATATTTTGGGGTGTCCTTTGTGTGCTCAAATGTTGCAACATAAAGTACAGCATTGAACATTtattctgcctgtgtgtgtaatcAGGTCAATTCTGTGTCAAATAGAGACATTTTTTGCTTTCTATACCATCCATTAACATACTCTCTCTGTGGCCTCATCATATTCCACAATATGGACAGTCCTCTCtcaataatcaatattttgctGCACTTGCAGAGAGGTAATGGACAGATTCTCCATTAAGGACTCAACACTCTGCGGTTACAGTAAGAGCATGGACTTTTTAAGGGATCATTTTCAATACATACGGAGGTATAATGGAAACCATGAAGTGCTGAGCCAGATTGCAGCATATTTTAAAACCTTAGACCTGCCAGTGCTGATGGCTTGTGTTGTTTTCCCATTATTGCAGGAAGTCCATGGACAGACTCTGCACTAATGGCCATGAACCAAAAATCGCTCCACTGTGGCAAAGCTATTTGCAAAGCttctgaataaaataaaatacacctcAATCTCAGTTGTATCACAAATTCTCAGTGCTGTGtacaattaataaaaaaacaaattgataGTGCTAGAAACACTTGGAACGCTATTCAGTATTTGTACAATCCTATACAAATTAAAAGCTCCTGTGTCACAGTCAACCTCTAGGCTTTACAACTACATTAAAACAGTTTTCCCAACAAGACATGAAAACACTCCAGAGACCCTCACATCATCTGTCAGGCAGCTGTGAGTGAACATCTGCACCTGGCCAAGACATGCTCAAAAGAGAGCCAGGCCAGGAAGACCTGCGAGGGGACCCAAAAGGAGGCGGAGGAGTGGGTCGGCTCACACAGCCAGGCCAAAATGTGCTGCTCGTTGGGCCTGAGACTCAAAGCAGGAATGCTTTCAAATAGTCAAAAGGGACATACAGAAAGAAGGGGGgaaagaagagaaggagggagggaagaaaagaggaggaatgAGAGCAGAGGGGATATGTGCCTCTGAAAAACTGTTCTGGTTCTAATTTACACATCTATGACCACAGCCCAGAATGAGCTCACTGTGAGAggagaacaacaacaaccaaaagcaagaaataaaaaaaaactatggagAAAGTGATTAAAGACAGAGTGCTAAAAAAAATAGGGCAGTTATTCATCGACATGCTTTATGGTCTAACTAAAAACTAGGCTAAAATGCATGGTCAGAAGGCCTCGAAAATTGACAAATGGGGGTGAGGGCGATAATACTGGGGTGAGAGAAAACTGGAGAGATGGAGCCAAGAGAGATGCGGCAAGGGTTTCTCTACAGAGAACAGCAGACGGAGGTGATTAGTGGTGGTTCTGGAATGTGAGGGTCAGAGATCTGGGCTCTGCTGGGACCCGCTCTGTAAACACGACCCCACGTCAACCAGCAGAATATCcacaacacacatatacagactcacacacataaaaaccaCACAAGGATGCAAACAAACCAAACCCACAGCCGCATAGACTAACAGACAACCAAACAAACCACCAACAAACCCACTAGTTCCTAGAAAAAAACTAATCAACCAAATAAACCACCAAGAGCCAAACAATCCTAGAGACATGCATTGAGGCAAACAGCCTCACTATCACAGACCTAAAATGAACTGCTGTGGATGCTGCTGTTGGACAAACAGCCTGTGCATCCTCATAGATTAGCATGACACTCAGCCTAAAGCTATATCTAAGCCACAGTAATGACCATCTGCTTCATCACACTCAATAATGTTTGACTGTGCAGGCCTCGTTCTGCATTTGCCCTTTGATAAAACTGGAGGACAGTGACCTGTCAACACTGGTCCATTTGGCCTGCAGTTTAGGACTAGGCTGAGCCTGGCCTGCGGCCCAGCTTGCTACTGCACCCTTCAGGGGTGGTCCACCCTTGCTGGGCCCCTCACCATCTTGCATGTGCCAATATTTCCCAGCAAAAGTTTAAGCTGCTTGATTACCTACAAGTCaaccttgtaaaaaaaaattgtgagcTGGTGAACTCAACCCTGAAGTGTCAGAATTTGAATTACAAGAAGCAGTGTAACGGCCAGCCTAACATGCTCATAAATAGCAGTCTCCAGTTGGGCTGGGTGGGCTTGTACAATTATTTGTGCAATAATGACTTTAACTAGCCTTGATCTGTTCTTTCATTTAATCACTATTCAGTTTGAGTCATGTACTTTAAGGGAAAAGCCAAGTCTTTTATGTTTCACCTGATGTAAAAAAGTATTTGTTTGAAGAGGAGGCCGGGTAGAGACTGTATGCATGCGCCATCACACAGGCACATGAACACAAAAGAACACAGAAAGACAtgcacagaaagacacacaaagaTACTGTTGTACTGTCAGGAAGGTAACACTTGAACAGGAGGTGAAGTCATCCACACTAAGGCTGTGATTATAATTGGCAACCATGAACTGCCACAGACTTAATTAAAGTACTGTGCGTGTATGCAAGTGTCATAGAAGGTGGTTTATCCTGTTCATCCTTCGAggcctagtctcgcattgccagacctctctccacagcgctgcggaggagggtctggctagtccacacagctttcCGGGATGGGAAAAATCGTCTCAAGTGGCGCTAAACTCCGGATGGAGCCACctgcagctgcaaaatagcctcaggaaggaacttgttttggtggaacgtgtacgttttagtcgtgcagctcagattggacagatttaccctgcagagatctgaggagcagtaaaCCATAGTGCTCATAAATCGatcggagtttaaaattccaacacaaagaaagcggaaggtaacggatatccggcgGAAAAGGAcctccggtggaatttccggccgcaccggagcaatcccggaagtggaacgtcgtggatatagactattggTGGCCCAATCTAGGTAGTGGAGAGATGGGATAAGGGTTAGTGGTGGGCCcctgcactgacacacacatgttTCTTTTCCATAATTGGCTGGATTGTTCTGAGAGACTCTATCTATTTTGTCTGCCCTGATGATAGCACAAAAAAGTCATCAGTAAAAGAACAAAAAGGAGCCAAAACAGTCTTGGATCTTTGTTAACCATCTGCTATCATcagcatctgctgctgctgctggaccgCCTTTAAGTAGATGCCCACTTTTTCATTTATCATACCCCCCCCTTCCAACATTCAGCTAAAGTCAGCTGTTCTCTCAAATTCAAGTGATCCAGGCTCACAGGTTTGTTTTAGTTTAAGACATATGTTTCATGTATCCGCATACAATGGCATTTTCAACTGCCTTAATGTGGCTTTATCTTCCACTAGTGCACCAGGAGAGCTCTTGCTTGCCCCCTTTCACTGTTACTGTTACAGCTGGCCAGTGGAGACATGCTTCCCGCAGCTGCTTCTGTTCTCACTTCACTGACCTGCTTCCTGGAGCCTGACTCTGGAGTTCAGGGCAAGAGTGGTGAGGTCTGAAGtggtctgtctgcctgtctgattCAAAAGGAACATAAAGGACCCGCCACTCTGGTATGTACCTTGGAAACTTTAAAGGGGCTCTATGGTGGTTTTTGTGGTGGGAAGGTAAGGGTGTGCGCAGTGGGGTGAGGGCTGGCAGTCTGTAATGTGAGAACAGCACAGGGTTGTGGTTGAGACTGCAGGGGAGGTATTTGGCATGGAGCAGCCTAATTGTGGTAGTATTGTACATGGCAAGAGTTGAGGGCTGTGGGGCTGTtgtgttattgttttggtttgcaGGGGGAACATGCAGTTGGAACAACTTCAGACCAGAGCTTGAGGGGATGAAGGGAGGGAAGGCTCCAGCAGGTGAGATGCGACACAATGATAAAATGGTCCCAATGATGGGTAGCGAGGCCATGGCGCCAAGGGGGGCTGCATAAGTCTCCTTATGGGGGGACAGACAGATGAGGACGAGTCATTAGTTCTGACAAACACAAAAGTGGGGCAACAGGCTGTATTGAGATTCAGGTAGATACTTCGATGATAAGCCTCTCCAAACCCATTTTAGCTAATGAGCACTGAGGATTGGTGTACTATACACATCTTTGTTCACTCATTACGGCTAATACCTATGGCCCACCCTGGGCACTTACAGAACCGTCATCGAGAAGAAGATTTCAGCTGCCTGCCTCATTAAAAGTACATTTGAAGCTATTTGCTGTCTGAACAGTATATCCTTGCTACTTCCTCAATAGGACATAGACAGCTGTAGATAAGATTCCTCAGTCGCCCCTGGGTCTGACATCTGACCCCTACTGTAAATCCTCAACCCCTTCCACGCCTCAAACTACTCTCCCACCCTGGGGCTGTTCACTCATTCAGGCTCTTACTTGCCCCTCAGCCTCCAGGAAACTGAACAGGCTCTGGTGTGCTGATGGGTAAAGGAAGATGCATTGACAGCAGAATACATGTGCCCATATAGTCTGTCTAAGAAGGGGGCAGCTAATGGATTCCCGAACGTCTGCTGTCAAATGGGAAGGAGATGCATTAGTACACTAACGAGAGAGAGTAAGCAAAATCACTTCTTCCACTGACTAATGATTTGACTGAGccatttttaatggctctccatctgtctgccaCAGAGTGAAGCCAGTGGGTTCCATAACTTCGGAGCGTGTTTGATCAGGGCCTAAAACGTGCAGCAAAACAGGACCGGCAAATTTGTCAACAAACAGCACACACATGGCAGCTGTAGTAGGGTGCCTATATTAGAAGCCACGgtgatgcaaacacacaaacgccCACACTTTTACTCATaaacatgcgcgcacacacacacacacacacacacacacacacacacacacacacacacaggagacaaTTTAATATTCCTGGCCCTATTCACACTGACATGCTGTGACGTGTTGGCTTCTTGCTGTCTCACTCACTTGGCAGCTTTCTCTGCCAAAAGAACAGAACCAGGAATCCTTGAACATAAATCCGCCACCcgcccaaaacacacacgcagacgtaaaacacacacacactcacacatctcGCTACCTTGCTGAAACACCTTCAGTCTCAAAATGGAGTTTGTCTgatgaaaagaggagaaaaagagaagggtGCAAAAGCAGACATAAACTTTTAGAATTCAGATCATGCAGGCCCTCTCGTCCTGGCATGCTCCTTCACGTctagaacaaaaacacacacttgcacataaCAGCGACCAACTGATTCCAGCTTTCTCTTTCTATAGTACCAgaaattacttttgtttttaccacCTTTCTTTATCATCAGTGTGAatcatttttctcttttgtattattttaccaCAGCCTAACATGTTGTTCATATCAAGTATGAAACTATTTCACAATTAACCTTTACAAGAAGGTCAAGCCTAGTGGCTATCATAATGTTCCTCTACGCTGTAAAAGCTAATATAGGGTTTTCAAGTGCCACTTCCAATCATTTCCCAATTACTCTTAAGAGAGGCAATAACTGGCTTTATTGGAGTGATGACAGAGTAAAGACCAGCAGGAGGGAAACAGCAGTTCAGGCTGGGAGGCCTGTCCCTGCATGCTCTGCTGATATGACAAACACCCGACACCTCCTGACCTCTGGGTGGCTGGACGCTGGATCTTAGATGCAGCCACAGGGCGCAGATTCTGTCAGGTCTGTCCCGGTTAAACCCAGTCCCACCAGGAATGCatgtaaacagacacacaagcacacacttgCATTCTGCAGCTTACATGGAACGTACTGACACTGAGCTGAACCAGAACAATCCATCTCTGTGCAGCATTCATCACGTTCATGTCAGAACAGCGCCATAAACAACACTGCCTTATTACTGGAGTGCAACAGTGTTAGGCAAGCCCGGTGTTGAGTAAGACTATGATCAGGTAACCTGAGTCAAAGCCTTGGTTAATGTCCTCAATATCCCAGCATTCCACAGCAGAAAGATTAAAGTTCATTCATAATGCCGCAGCATACTAACTTTATGTCGCCACATATTAAGTAAATACTGAACCACATGGAGAGGCTGTGAAAACCTCGGATCACTGTGGAATCCCTCTTCAGCTGATAACATAATGAGGTTGGGATGCTTCAGGGTAAAATTCCACAGTTACACAGTGAATGAGCCCCTTTAACAGGATGAATAATGCCGTCAGGTCAACCGTCTGAGGGAATCTGATGATGGCATTTTTAAGGGAAAATTGGGTTAGTTAGCGATAAGAGGGTTTAGCTCAATGAAGAGCCCAATTCATCTCCACTAAGTGATGGCATTTACTGCCAAATACCCACAGATGAGTCAAAGTCAGGCTTCTATTGATAACTGACATGATGGTTAACAGGGCAAAGACAGGCAGGATGCCGTCAAACAACCGGAGATCATGTCATCTAATGGTAAGCTCTCCCAGTAGCAATGGTATAAAACTAtattattaaagtgcccatattatgaaaaaaacactttttctgggatttggggtgttattttgtgtctcaaGTACAgacagtacaaggcaggattagccgggagacttcttctaaacgagggcgcacttccaactttgcgtggaatacctgcagatgatggacatgtaagtagttctatacaattttttttgtagattagagtgaatgtgtgtgtgttgtagcagtgttttgccattgagaacgaggtgccTAACCGTtagcagcgctagcttctagctagtagcaGAGCCGTTGCAgaacctagctactgcacatgtgcgactcgcaacaaagatgggatagaagggAGATGCCTCACTATGTagctaaagctttaaatattaTTCTCTCATTTCAGTATAGTGTAGCAAACAATTCACCATGTGATGTTTAACAGGAAGTTTTGCAACTATTGATCTGATTGTTCTCGATAAAACTATAAAgcactgtttatgttttgtttttgtttttgctgcagAGAAAAACTAGCCTACATTTTCATCTCAACCTCTTAAACCTTATACTTTtataatgttgaaaaaatcataaattGAAAATGGAAATGTACCAACCTATCAAACCAAACAAGACCGTTGCAATTGTTACTTCCATAGCAAGAAGGTGAACTCCTTAAACTTTACAAAAGTCGCAAGACTAACTgactctctaaatcctctcagCTGTGACCAGCTTGAGGCTCAGGGATTCAGACTCTGTGATTTAATCTAGTCAGAGGGGGATAAGAGGGGCACGCAATTTTGTGAGAAAGCAAGTGCCGTGCTTCTTAGGAGGAGAACTGAGAGAGACCATTTCCTCCGTTGTGCTGACTGATGCTGGGTCACTAGCCACTtcctaaacacaaaaacaaagctgCTGAGAGGTGTGCGGCGTGAACAGCTAATAGCATACCTGCAGGGGTTAAGAATAACACGGCAATGAAACTGACTGACTCACACTGTTGTTTTGTCTGCCGGCTTACTTCCTATGCTTTAACTGCCAATGAGGCTGAGACCTGTCAATCTGCCTGGACGGGTTCTGCCTCTCTAGTGTTTGCAACTGGTCCGAATAACCACTCACACAACACTGATCTGCTTCCCTATCATAGTCATGTGAGATGACGACATAAAACTGATGAAATTATACAATCTCACTCTATACCGAATAGCACAGTCCAGTAGAGCAGGTCCTTAGGCATGCTTTCAGAGGATTTCAGCTATTTCCCAAACTAGACTGAACAGAGGAGTAAAGTAATACagtactttttttacttttacttaagttctGTAGGAGTCCAGTACAATTCTGAGGTAATGGCATTTTACTGGAGTATTCCCATTTTGTCAGACATTTCTGCAACATTTAGGAGAGTTCTTTTTCCTCCCCTACATTTCTCTGACAGCTTCAGTCACTAGATTCTTGCcagaaaatatttaatataatgcAATGCTGTAGTTTAAACCACTACACACATGTTATACCAAGCTTGGCATGAACAAACCACAGTACACCATTAAAATACTGTCTTCatgttaatgaaaataatataatttcttAATAACTTCTTCTTTGGGCACTTAAGAACATGTTACTGCAAATAATTCCTAATTTGGGTCTTGCCACATTTATGTAACTATAGGATTTGGACACTTTTTCTTCTAAATGGAAAGTTCAATCTCACTATTACAGTTATATGTATTAACTACAAAGGCACAATGAGTTAATGTGTAATCAAGTCTCAACTTCTATAACTGTGGTAACCCTACCTAACATAATGACAATTGTGCTGCTCTATCAAAACACAGTTTGACCAAATCTTATCACACAGAGGTCTCTGATATTATGTGTCCATTTGATGGATAGTGCTGATTATGATTAATTTGACAATCTTTATATTGTTTGCCATtcaagtaaaaatacaaaacatttgaaagctTGTTTTCGTCTATTATAAGTTAAAGATATTTGAGTTTAGTGACTTCTTCTTTGCACAAAAAGTCTTTagtttgaacattttaaaagtagacaataaaatgtaaaaaaaaaaaagattcatggATTACTGACAAAACTATTATTAGGCTACTTGTCAAAATTAGGTCTTCAAATCCACTATCAAGTGGAATCCATTAGTCATTTCAATGTTATTAGAGAAACTTATTTTGACCACTCCTTTATTATGGTTATGTCAGTGGCCTCTGAGTTGTTGTCCACATGTTGTTACTGATGTTTCTAATTCTCCTTGTGAAAACTGGTGATTAATGTTATTGAATGGTTCCAGCTGAGCATTGTAAATTATGTGTGGCTGCCATTGCTGCAGTGAGAGAGGCGAAAGAGCTCAATGAACAGCGGTAGCCTAACTTTCGGCACGAGAACAcaagcatgtttttttccccaattccCACGTTCTTCTCTGGGGAACTTTGGGAGTTGCCATAGGAACAGATGAATTCCCGGGACAACTCTGCTCCTGCCAGCTGAGCCCCCATCCCCTCCCTCCTGCCCCCACGTGCACAGAAGGGAACGAGCTGAAAGTTTTCAGACCGTTTGAACAGTTTCCATTTGACTTCTGGAAAAATGCTTTGCAGCTTCGTTAACTTTAACAAATCCCCTTGCAATGTTGTTTTTCCTACTCAAAGCCAACTTCGTTTAACCTCCTTACCCCTAAAGATTGAATAGGCTATGATCTAAAAGCTCGTCTTGACACTGCGTGTGTGGGTCCTTTAAAAGTATTCAAAGTGAATTAGACCTATAATTGTAAATTCAAAGCTTTAAAATGATAAAGTGGTCATCGCTGGATTTATATTGGAGTTACTTAGGCTAGTTAAACAGCAGTCAGctgtaataacacaaaacacCAACAACCCTAAGGTCAAaaccattcatttaaaataattagACTAAACACAGATTCTTACCGACACAAAGGCATATTAAATCCAAACCGACAAGCATCTTCCTCTTGGTGCAAAACGAGGTTTCCTCCTCAGGTTGAGAAACAAAATGCTTCCCACCGCCGTTCTCCTTCCCGTCCCCGTCTCCTCCAGTGTCAGCTAACCGCAGCTGGAGCTCCGCGTCCCGGGACAGCGTGTTGCCGTGAGTAACGGCGGAGTTGAACTTCTGCATGTCTTTAGCTAAAAGAAATTAATGACAActtgtttaaaaatgatttgcAATTGCTCCGTTTTGTCGTAACCCGCTGGTGAATGGTGGTAATTCCCAAACGTTTCAGTCCGTCCGTCGTCGGTGCAACGAATCCATGTCAACGAAAGTTTGACAGCAGCAGACCCTGATAACCAACCGACCGCTAGTTTACGcgtttgtcttaaaaaaaaagaagctaaattGCAGAGGAAAATAAAGATGGGGGCTAATCGAAAATAAGAGGGAACTCAAACATCCGAGTAAACTTTAACTCAGTTACACCTCTCAACAAACTTCTGAGTGTGAGCGCGTGCC
It encodes:
- the ppap2d gene encoding phosphatidic acid phosphatase type 2D; its protein translation is MQKFNSAVTHGNTLSRDAELQLRLADTGGDGDGKENGGGKHFVSQPEEETSFCTKRKMLVGLDLICLCVASIPFFACELKAVTPYRRGFFCGDSSITYPYLEREAIPDSLLIAGGIAITGLTIALGECYRVRFRGVHSRAFVRNCYVSCLYKELGSFLFGCCVGQSLTNMAKLSVGRLRPNFLSVCNITYASINCTPGSYISQVTCRQPNQKMVEEARKSFFSGHASFAMYTMLYLAFYLQARLSWRGARLLRPLIQFLLVMIAIYTGLSRISDYRHHPSDVITGFIQGGLTAYWVAFYISSMFKPCAHPDLSPTCMSLESPLSSQQTVC